One genomic region from Rosa rugosa chromosome 1, drRosRugo1.1, whole genome shotgun sequence encodes:
- the LOC133732799 gene encoding uncharacterized protein LOC133732799: protein MNKKVEILELEFYIDSGLTYTYPIYPFPHKLLGIGEKSELQNSYSSDPPSHQSCGYNIGFKFLKVLHFRCVDVTREVLEYFLSNCAALERLTVNAAHNLVDLRVGGPLIALKHLTLIDCSRLESIEICDAKLVSFHLSGREVKRLLLTRVPLLVEVSYMTAVRSIRLLVTQLSFCISQLEILSLDINGGDYNRNHVFPILSNLIRHLELKFDSDCESDLCNFIRFIEASPHLHRLVLKLQNCTRTRPEICRKIGRIAKLPRHYLKVVEIVGYRGSHCHVQHALYFVKKAVVLEKLVIDPVRRWGCLAR, encoded by the coding sequence ATGAATAAGAAAGTCGAAATATTGGAGTTAGAGTTCTACATAGATTCTGGTTTGACATATACGTATCCTATATATCCTTTTCCCCACAAACTGTTAGGTATTGGAGAAAAGTCTGAGCTCCAAAACTCGTATTCTTCCGACCCTCCAAGTCATCAATCTTGTGGATACAACATTGGATTTAAGTTCCTCAAAGTTCTCCATTTTCGTTGTGTTGATGTGACTCGAGAAGTCCTTGAGTACTTCTTGTCTAACTGTGCAGCTCTTGAACGATTAACTGTGAATGCTGCTCACAATTTGGTGGATCTGAGAGTTGGTGGCCCCTTGATTGCGTTGAAGCATTTAACGTTAATAGATTGTTCTCGCCTCGAAAGTATTGAGATTTGTGATGCAAAGCTGGTCTCTTTCCATCTTTCTGGGAGAGAGGTGAAAAGACTGCTTCTCACTAGAGTACCGTTGCTTGTTGAGGTATCCTACATGACCGCAGTGAGATCAATAAGGCTTCTCGTCACTCAACTTTCATTTTGTATTTCCCAGTTAGAGATTCTCAGTTTAGATATAAATGGAGGGGACTACAATCGGAATCATGTATTTCCTATATTATCAAATCTCATCAGGCATTTAGAATTAAAATTTGATTCAGACTGTGAGAGTGATCTTTGTAATTTTATTCGTTTCATTGAGGCATCTCCCCACTTGCATAGACTTGTGTTGAAGTTGCAGAACTGTACGCGTACGAGGCCTGAAATATGCAGGAAGATAGGTAGAATTGCCAAATTGCCCCGTCATTACCTCAAGGTAGTAGAGATAGTAGGGTATCGTGGGAGTCATTGTCATGTTCAACATGCACTATACTTTGTAAAGAAGGCTGTCGTATTGGAGAAACTTGTTATTGATCCTGTCCGGCGTTGGGGGTGCTTGGCTCGATAG
- the LOC133726082 gene encoding uncharacterized protein LOC133726082 has translation MYHPTRGGVRGGRDQFSWDDVKIDKHRENYLGHSIKAPVGRWQKGKDLHWYNRDKKTWSAEMDAAKEEIKRIKEEEDQAMREALGLAPKRANRAQGNQLDKHEFSELVKRGSTAEDFGEGHAEAANIHGLGFSRAPVPWDDSTSLQPTVNGGAPEIGDIPVPKLPPKEKVEEESEDESSRRKRRHEERKHKKHERREKRQKHEKGHSSDMRKHRKDKEKRRYA, from the coding sequence ATGTATCATCCTACTAGAGGTGGAGTTCGTGGTGGTCGAGATCAGTTTAGTTGGGACGATGTTAAGATCGACAAGCATCGTGAGAATTATCTTGGCCACAGTATAAAGGCCCCTGTTGGTAGATGGCAAAAGGGTAAGGATCTACACTGGTATAACAGAGACAAAAAAACATGGAGTGCCGAAATGGATGCAGCAAAAGAGGAGATTAAAAGAATTAAGGAGGAAGAGGATCAGGCTATGAGGGAGGCTCTTGGATTAGCTCCTAAGCGTGCAAACCGAGCTCAAGGTAATCAACTTGATAAGCATGAGTTCTCAGAACTTGTGAAGCGAGGTTCTACTGCAGAGGACTTCGGTGAAGGGCATGCAGAAGCAGCAAACATACATGGTCTTGGTTTTTCAAGAGCACCTGTCCCTTGGGATGATTCAACTTCTCTTCAACCTACAGTCAATGGAGGTGCACCTGAAATAGGGGATATTCCTGTGCCTAAGCTTCCACCAAAAGAAAAGGTTGAAGAGGAGTCCGAGGATGAAAGCAGTCGAAGGAAAAGGAGGCATGAAGAGAGGAAGCACAAGAAACATGAGAGGCGTGAGAAACGCCAGAAGCATGAAAAAGGGCATTCCTCAGACATGAGAAAACATAGGAAAGACAAGGAGAAGAGGAGATATGCTTAG
- the LOC133726081 gene encoding uncharacterized protein LOC133726081 — MDHHIEVFLKRLSYIALAIGTLTFLLLILEVPDTCVAPDSPPKPHLRFPKHSCDHKPRQHLSLRKKNKRLWSSATWQNQVRSFSHLFHSFYQIGLLHNHSKVLCVSAGAGHEVMALSQLGVDDVTGIELLDSPPLVSRADPHNLPFFDDVFDFGFSARLELALFPSRFAAEMERTVRPGGVCAVAVEECGDGEVKEIAGLFRNSRFLGAMNVTLTGLRMTRIIMRVKHSP, encoded by the coding sequence atggatcatcacatagagGTGTTCCTGAAGAGGCTCTCCTACATCGCCCTGGCCATCGGAACCCTCaccttcctcctcctcatcctcgAAGTCCCCGACACCTGCGTCGCACCCGATTCCCCCCCGAAGCCTCACCTCCGGTTCCCCAAGCACTCCTGCGACCACAAGCCCCGCCAGCACCTCTCCCTCCGCAAGAAGAACAAGCGCCTCTGGTCCTCCGCCACCTGGCAGAACCAGGTCCGTTCATTCTCCCACCTCTTCCACTCCTTCTACCAAATCGGCCTCCTCCACAACCACTCCAAGGTCCTCTGCGTCTCCGCCGGCGCCGGCCACGAGGTCATGGCCCTCTCCCAACTCGGCGTCGATGACGTCACCGGCATTGAGCTCCTGGACTCGCCGCCGCTCGTCAGCCGCGCCGATCCCCACAACCTGCCGTTCTTCGATGACGTGTTTGATTTCGGGTTTAGTGCTAGATTGGAGCTGGCGTTGTTTCCGTCGAGGTTCGCGGCGGAGATGGAGAGGACGGTGAGGCCCGGCGGGGTTTGCGCGGTGGCGGTGGAGGAATGTGGGGATGGGGAGGTCAAGGAGATTGCGGGGTTGTTTAGGAATTCGAGGTTTCTTGGCGCCATGAATGTAACGTTGACTGGGTTGAGAATGACCAGGATTATAATGAGAGTTAAGCATTCACCTTGA